The Falco naumanni isolate bFalNau1 chromosome 14, bFalNau1.pat, whole genome shotgun sequence genome includes a window with the following:
- the KCNE5 gene encoding potassium voltage-gated channel subfamily E regulatory beta subunit 5, with translation MNCSEPRRLPALLSALLRDLRGSGRNASAGAGGDASLYILLIMVFYGCLAGGLILAYTRSRKLESKHDPYHLYIQRDWGRGGPGQPAEGGGPAAGQRLV, from the coding sequence ATGAACTGCAGCGAGCCGCGGCGGCTGCCGGCGCTGCTCAGCGCGCTGCTGCGGGACCTGCGCGGCTCCGGCCGCAACGCcagcgcgggggcggggggcgacGCCTCGCTCTACATCCTGCTCATCATGGTCTTCTACGGCTGCCTGGCCGGGGGGCTCATCCTGGCCTACACCCGCTCCCGCAAGCTGGAGTCCAAGCACGACCCCTACCACCTTTACATCCAGCGCGACTGGGGCCGCGGCGGCCCGGGCCAGCCGGCCGaggggggcggccccgccgcggggcagcGGCTGGTCTga